The following coding sequences are from one Candidatus Nitrosopumilus sp. SW window:
- the pcn gene encoding proliferating cell nuclear antigen (pcna) gives MTFEAKTSGSDDLKAIISAISTLVEEATFVATAEGISFRGMDPSHVALIDISWPNSAFEKYECDSDIKFGVRIDEFSKLIKRADKKDSIEISISEQNMLLVTVGKNKKYKMRLIESSATDTPLPKIPYDSKIILSSSKFDKILGDVQVVSDYLTIHTADSKGDFSGKGDSGEVVIDLDKNDEDIEEISSKEDSVGTYSLEYLNPVVKAVGTTAGFITCEFSSAKPLRIEFKVANIGRIHFYLAPRVES, from the coding sequence TTGACTTTTGAAGCAAAAACAAGTGGTTCTGATGATCTAAAGGCAATCATATCTGCAATTTCAACACTTGTTGAAGAAGCAACATTTGTTGCAACTGCAGAGGGAATTTCTTTTAGAGGAATGGATCCATCTCATGTTGCTCTTATAGATATTTCCTGGCCTAATTCTGCATTTGAAAAATACGAATGTGATAGTGATATAAAATTTGGAGTAAGAATAGATGAATTTTCAAAACTCATCAAAAGAGCAGACAAAAAAGACAGCATTGAGATTAGTATCTCTGAACAAAACATGTTGCTTGTTACAGTTGGGAAAAATAAAAAATACAAAATGCGTTTGATTGAAAGTTCTGCAACAGATACACCATTACCAAAGATACCATATGATTCTAAAATCATATTGTCTTCATCAAAATTTGATAAAATTTTAGGTGATGTTCAAGTTGTATCTGACTATTTGACAATACATACGGCTGATTCTAAAGGTGATTTTTCAGGAAAAGGGGATTCAGGAGAAGTTGTAATTGATTTAGATAAAAACGATGAAGATATTGAGGAGATTTCTTCTAAAGAAGACAGTGTCGGAACCTACAGTTTAGAGTATCTTAATCCTGTAGTAAAAGCAGTAGGAACTACTGCAGGCTTTATTACATGTGAATTTTCAAGCGCAAAACCACTCAGAATTGAATTCAAAGTAGCCAATATTGGTCGAATTCACTTTTACTTAGCTCCACGCGTGGAAAGTTAA
- a CDS encoding aspartate kinase, whose protein sequence is MRLVIKYGGTSISSAKDIQGVANHLNSLSKKNQIVVVCSATSGTTDDLIEISESIKKENKSKAEQLAAKITNRHKQLAKQTIKKSDLRKKLLKNFDDDFAELVALIDGMVLLGEVTPRTMDYLFSFGERLSIKLVSMAISDSGKKSIPLTGKDVGIVTDSNFGESKPLIDTTRLRVSKTVENLFSKKTIPVVGGFVGADQHGHITTFGRGGSDYSATIIGTCIKADEIWLMSDVDGLMTADPKIVKNAKLLKEVSYIEAIEMALFGAKQIHPRTFEPLLSKKIPMKIRSSFNVKNEGTLVTASPSSSVKNTVKCVSNVRNNGLIDIQGGSMVGTPGTAAKIFATLAKAGINVMMISQNPSESSITIVVKNADLDKAVSSLEMELLGKIIKKLEVTTNVAIIALIGSGMRGTVGVASKVFGAAEKNKVNVSMITQGSSELNLAFVVKNSDTNAAVRALHNAFALDKIN, encoded by the coding sequence TTGAGACTTGTAATAAAATATGGTGGAACATCAATTTCCTCTGCAAAAGACATTCAAGGAGTAGCTAACCATCTAAATTCATTATCAAAGAAAAATCAAATTGTAGTTGTATGTTCTGCAACCAGTGGAACAACAGATGATCTAATAGAAATATCTGAATCAATAAAAAAAGAAAATAAATCAAAAGCTGAACAACTTGCAGCAAAAATAACTAATCGACATAAACAATTAGCAAAACAAACAATCAAAAAATCTGATTTACGTAAAAAATTATTAAAAAATTTTGATGACGATTTTGCAGAACTTGTTGCGTTAATTGATGGAATGGTGTTGTTGGGAGAAGTTACTCCAAGAACAATGGATTATCTTTTTTCCTTTGGTGAGAGATTATCGATAAAACTTGTTTCAATGGCAATTAGTGATTCAGGTAAGAAATCAATACCTCTAACTGGAAAAGATGTAGGAATAGTTACTGATTCTAACTTTGGTGAATCTAAACCTCTTATCGATACAACTAGATTAAGAGTCTCAAAAACTGTAGAAAATCTTTTCTCAAAGAAAACAATACCTGTTGTTGGAGGTTTTGTTGGTGCTGATCAACATGGCCACATTACAACTTTTGGAAGAGGAGGTTCTGATTATTCTGCAACAATTATTGGGACTTGCATAAAAGCAGACGAAATCTGGTTAATGAGTGATGTAGATGGTCTAATGACTGCAGATCCAAAAATAGTAAAGAATGCAAAATTACTAAAAGAAGTTTCATACATTGAGGCAATCGAGATGGCATTATTTGGTGCAAAACAGATACATCCACGCACATTTGAGCCCCTATTATCAAAGAAAATACCTATGAAGATTAGAAGTTCCTTTAATGTAAAAAATGAAGGAACTCTAGTTACAGCTTCTCCTTCGTCATCTGTGAAAAATACTGTAAAGTGTGTCAGTAATGTTAGAAACAATGGACTAATCGATATCCAAGGTGGTAGTATGGTTGGAACGCCTGGTACTGCTGCAAAAATTTTTGCAACATTAGCAAAAGCTGGAATTAATGTAATGATGATATCCCAAAACCCATCAGAATCTAGTATAACAATAGTAGTCAAGAATGCTGATCTTGACAAAGCAGTAAGTTCACTTGAAATGGAACTTTTAGGAAAAATTATCAAGAAACTAGAAGTAACAACAAATGTTGCAATTATCGCACTTATTGGTTCAGGAATGCGTGGAACTGTAGGTGTTGCCTCTAAAGTTTTTGGTGCTGCTGAGAAAAATAAAGTAAATGTTTCAATGATTACTCAAGGCTCATCCGAACTAAACTTGGCATTTGTTGTTAAAAATTCTGATACAAATGCAGCTGTTCGTGCATTGCATAATGCATTTGCATTAGACAAGATCAACTAA
- a CDS encoding transcription factor S, translating into MKFCPKCEVKLKKGTSGLQCSKCGYTEGQEEKQTKKIIENEEHEESILAFEGNEGEESHPTIKIECEKCGHDEAIWWMLQTRSADEPTTQFYRCTKCKNTWRNYA; encoded by the coding sequence TTGAAGTTTTGCCCCAAATGTGAGGTCAAATTAAAAAAAGGTACTTCTGGCCTTCAATGCTCCAAATGTGGTTATACTGAAGGACAAGAAGAAAAACAGACCAAAAAAATTATTGAAAATGAAGAACATGAAGAATCAATTTTAGCTTTTGAAGGAAATGAAGGAGAGGAATCTCATCCAACTATCAAAATAGAATGTGAAAAATGTGGACACGATGAAGCAATTTGGTGGATGCTTCAAACAAGAAGTGCAGATGAACCAACCACACAATTCTATCGCTGTACAAAATGTAAGAATACTTGGCGTAATTACGCATAA
- a CDS encoding RpoL/Rpb11 RNA polymerase subunit family protein, whose product MNAQVISSEAKEINLSITETDIGILYLIQHELLKESNIDFAGVIVKHPLTNECWMRINSSSKPLGEIKKATDSAIKMADEFKQLFNSKLKVN is encoded by the coding sequence ATGAACGCACAAGTAATCAGTTCAGAAGCCAAAGAAATCAACCTCTCAATCACTGAAACCGATATTGGAATTTTGTACCTAATTCAACATGAGCTTCTAAAAGAATCAAATATTGATTTTGCAGGTGTTATTGTAAAACATCCACTAACTAACGAATGTTGGATGAGAATTAATTCTAGTTCAAAACCACTAGGTGAAATAAAGAAGGCTACCGATTCAGCAATTAAAATGGCAGATGAGTTCAAACAATTATTTAATTCAAAACTTAAGGTAAATTAG